A stretch of Eleutherodactylus coqui strain aEleCoq1 chromosome 2, aEleCoq1.hap1, whole genome shotgun sequence DNA encodes these proteins:
- the LOC136611322 gene encoding histone H2B produces MPDPAKSAPAAKKGSKKAVTKTQKKDGKKRRKTRKESYAIYVYKVLKQVHPDTGISSKAMGIMNSFVNDIFERIAGEASRLAHYNKRSTITSREIQTAVRLLLPGELAKHAVSEGTKAVTKYTSAK; encoded by the coding sequence ATGCCTGATCCTGCCAAGTCTGCTCCAGCGGCCAAGAAGGGCTCCAAGAAAGCCGTGACCAAGACGCAGAAGAAAGACGGCAAGAAGCGGAGGAAGACCAGGAAGGAGAGCTATGCCATCTACGTGTACAAGGTGCTGAAGCAGGTCCACCCTGACACTGGCATCTCCTCCAAGGCCATGGGCATCATGAACTCCTTTGTCAATGACATCTTTGAGCGCATCGCAGGGGAAGCCTCCCGCCTGGCTCACTACAACAAGCGCTCCACCATCACCTCCCGGGAGATCCAGACTGCCGTGCGCCTGCTGCTGCCCGGAGAGCTGGCCAAGCACGCCGTGTCTGAGGGCACCAAGGCCGTCACCAAGTACACCAGCGCCAAGTGA
- the LOC136611321 gene encoding uncharacterized protein isoform X3 produces MEQLVQQIREAVASQGPQWLMKIAEEFGTAAAAVPEVRAEEEPPAESSGAEPRGRPQRRRQPPTRLSPSPAAKKGGRSSPRAAGACGSGAARSQRPADAARRGDRRSGVAMGPEAGGTLTRSGGAVQRSDNRYAARNIRHNLASSAGRASSAQSQRSRGVTHELGSERHAGQRRDRTSTPPGPSFLMAGPGRNKADVEIQGASPDGGRRGGSNWTVWVLGHSYIYWAENRARARPMGAHLGQMDVCVQWHGIRGLKWTGLLHEVLQVSRRSPDRVVLVIYAGGNDLGKMKVGELLTLMKEDLCRFKKFFNKVILVWSDIVARRFWREARDMEAIERARRNVNFKMSRFVQSIGGVAIRHWELEKREIGMFRGDGVHLSDIGTDTFLSGLQDGVEEALWLACGGRSAV; encoded by the exons ATGGAGCAGTTGGTGCAGCAGATTCGAGAAGCGGTGGCTAGCCAGGGTCCCCAGTGGCTCATGAAGATCGCCGAAGAGTTCGGAACGGCGGCGGCGGCGGTACCGGAGGTGAGAGCAGAGGAAGagccaccagcggagagcagcggcgcagaaccACGTGGGAGACCGCAAAGAAGAAGACAACCACCAACAAGATTGAGCCCCAGCCCAGCAGCAAAGAAGGGGGGCAGAAGCAGTCCGAGAGCAGCGGGAGCGTGCGGGAGTGGAGCGGCGCGGTCGCAGCGCCCGGCGGACGCAGCCAGGCGGGGGGATCGCAGGAGTGGAGTCGCAATGGGACCGGAGGCCGGAGGTACACTCACCAGGAGCGGAGGAGCGGTGCAGAGGTCGG ATAATAGGTACGCTGCCCGCAACATCAGGCATAATTTGGCATCTTCGGCCGGTAGGGCCTCCAGTGCACAAAGCCAGAGGAgccgtggtgtcacccatgaaTTGGGATCGGAACGACACGCAGGCCAGAGGCGGGATCGTACATCAACGCCACCCGGCCCGAGCTTCCTCATGGCGggaccagggaggaacaaggcgG atgtcgaaattcagggagcttcacccgacggcggacgtcgagggg GTTCAAACTGGACAGTGTGGGTATTGGGCCACTCATACATATATTGGGCCGAGAACAGGGCCAGAGCAAGGCCGATGGGTGCCCATCTGGGACAAATGGACGTATGCGTGCAATGGCACGGCATACGAGGGTTAAAATGGACCGGGCTGCTCCACGAGGTACTGCAAGTCAGCAGGCGGTCTCCGGACAGAGTTGTTTTGGTAATCTACGCGGGTGGAAACGATTTGGGGAAGATGAAAGTGGGAGAATTGTTGACGTTAATGAAAGAAGATTTATGtcgttttaaaaaattttttaataaagttattttagTTTGGTCAGATATTGTGGCCAGAAGGTTCTGGAGAGAAGCGCGGGATATGGAAGCGATAGAAAGAGCAAGGAGAAATGTTAATTTTAAAATGTCGAGGTTTGTTCAGTCTATAGGGGGGGTAGCTATTAGACACTGGGagttagagaagagagagataggtatgtTCAGAGGTGACGGTGTACACCTTAGCGATATTGGCACCGACACATTTCTGTCAGGATTGCAGGACGGGGTAGAGGAGGCGTtgtggctggcatgtggggggcggagtgcagtaTAG
- the LOC136611321 gene encoding uncharacterized protein isoform X2 yields the protein MEKLLKEVEFGRMAGPFREPPFGNLLVSPLGLVPKKEPGKFRLIHHLSFPAGDSVNDGITKEQAAVSYASFDRAVYLVRRAGAGAMLAKADIESAFRLLPVHPDCFHLLGCRIEGYYFVDMCLPMGCSISCYYFEVFSSFLEWMLRFETDIPSVLHYLDDFLFVGPPEAGVCGFLLASFQKLMRRAGVPLSAEKTVGPVTSLEFLGIEIDTREMVFRLPEEKIARLRQMVETVSTARKVTLHQMQVLLGLLNFACRVIPMGRAFSRRLSLATKGAREPHHFVRVTKEMKADLHIWKVFLETFNGQVICQREEVDNEELGLVSDASGACGFGVIFGNRWCNSGWPEAWVERGWTRDIALLEIFPIMVAIELWGPVLANRSICFWSDNQTVVRAVNKQSSASKLVLAALRHLVLCCLQHNIKFKANHVPGHLNNKADALSRFQMSKFRELHPTADVEGVQTGQCGYWATHTYIGPRTGPEQGRWVPIWDKWTYACNGTAYEG from the exons atggagaagttactgaaGGAGGTGGAATTCGGTCGGATGGCGGGCCCATTTCGGGAACCCCCATTCGGGAACTTGCTGGTTTCGCCTTTGGGTCTGGTCCCGAAGAAGGAACcgggcaagttccggcttatccatcatttaTCGTTTCCGGCAGGAGATTCAGTCAACGATGGGATTACGAAAGAGCAAGCGGCAGTGTCGTACGCGTCTTTCGATCGGGCTGTGTATCTAGTTCGACGGGCCGGAGCTGGCGCAATGTTAGCCAAGGCTGACATTGAATCAGCGTTCCGTTTGCTGCCGGTACACCCCGATTGTTTCCATCTTTTGGGGTGTAGAATAGAAGGTTACTATTTTGTCGACATGTGtttaccgatgggatgctcgatttcgTGCTATTATTTTGAGGTTTTCAGCTCGTTCTTAGAGTGGATGCTTAGATTCGAGACGGACATCCCTTCGGTCTTACATTATCTTGACGATTTTTTATTCGTGGGGCCCCCCGAAGCAGGCGTATGTGGTTTTTTGTTGGCATCTTTTCAGAAGCTGATGAGAAGAGCAGGCGTCCCCCTGTCGGCGGAAAAAACGGTCGGGCCAGTGACATCTTTGGAGTTTTTAGGTATCGAGATCGATACGAGGGAAATGGTTTTTcgtttaccggaagaaaaaatcGCGCGGTTGCGTCAAATGGTGGAGACGGTCAGTACGGCGCGGAAAGTCACACTGCATCAAATGCAGGTGCTTCTGGGTCTGCtaaattttgcgtgtcgggtcatCCCCATGGGTCGCGCGTTTTCAAGGCGATTGTCTTTGGCAACGAAAGGGGCAAGGGAGcctcatcattttgtcagggtgacaaagGAAATGAAGGCGGATCTGCACATTTGGAAGGTTTTCCTCGaaactttcaatgggcaggtCATTTGCCAACGGGAGGAAGTGGACAACGAAGAGTTAGGGTTAGTATCTGACGCATCCGGAGCCTGCGGTTTTGGTGTGATCTTTGGTAACAGGTGGTGTAACTCCGGGTGGCCGGAGGCCTGGGTTGAAAGAGGATGGACAAGAGATATAGCACTGCTGGAAATTTTTCCCATCATGGTCGCCATTGAACTATGGGGCCCGGTTTTGGCCAACAGAAGtatatgtttttggtcggataaccaGACGGTGGTGAGAGCGGTGAATAAACAGTCTTCGGCTTCCAAACTGGTATTGGCGGCGTTACGCCATTTGGTTTTGTGTTGCTTACAGCATAACATAAAGTTCAAAGCGAACCATGTCCCAGGACACTTGAATAAcaaagctgacgctctttctcgattccagatgtcgaaattcagggagcttcacccgacggcggacgtcgagggg GTTCAAACTGGACAGTGTGGGTATTGGGCCACTCATACATATATTGGGCCGAGAACAGGGCCAGAGCAAGGCCGATGGGTGCCCATCTGGGACAAATGGACGTATGCGTGCAATGGCACGGCATACGAGGGTTAA
- the LOC136611321 gene encoding uncharacterized protein isoform X1, with amino-acid sequence MEQLVQQIREAVASQGPQWLMKIAEEFGTAAAAVPEVRAEEEPPAESSGAEPRGRPQRRRQPPTRLSPSPAAKKGGRSSPRAAGACGSGAARSQRPADAARRGDRRSGVAMGPEAGGTLTRSGGAVQRSDNRYAARNIRHNLASSAGRASSAQSQRSRGVTHELGSERHAGQRRDRTSTPPGPSFLMAGPGRNKADVEIQGASPDGGRRGGMLPCFLMANNRKELLNLVRKSVTEATWRRYNAIWKQWFEVAGEVFPNSEQARAVTLDILANLRGLGASADAAKKHVSAIAFLLRLHGSHDVTKDFVFTQILKGWRKEKFSRDGRRPITFELLCVMMKTMGSVCVNVEEATLFRAAFSLVFFAALRLGELVSASRNKPGGLQFSDVLVGSDDVKIRIRKSKTDVYGAGEWLRIGALGTEWCPVRLVRDFMVHHSGDGPLLVHAAGAPLTRYQFTAVMRSCLKSLGFAPNDFGSHSFRIGAATSAFVCGLRSEEVKRVGRWKSEAYRSYVRPDLRVL; translated from the exons ATGGAGCAGTTGGTGCAGCAGATTCGAGAAGCGGTGGCTAGCCAGGGTCCCCAGTGGCTCATGAAGATCGCCGAAGAGTTCGGAACGGCGGCGGCGGCGGTACCGGAGGTGAGAGCAGAGGAAGagccaccagcggagagcagcggcgcagaaccACGTGGGAGACCGCAAAGAAGAAGACAACCACCAACAAGATTGAGCCCCAGCCCAGCAGCAAAGAAGGGGGGCAGAAGCAGTCCGAGAGCAGCGGGAGCGTGCGGGAGTGGAGCGGCGCGGTCGCAGCGCCCGGCGGACGCAGCCAGGCGGGGGGATCGCAGGAGTGGAGTCGCAATGGGACCGGAGGCCGGAGGTACACTCACCAGGAGCGGAGGAGCGGTGCAGAGGTCGG ATAATAGGTACGCTGCCCGCAACATCAGGCATAATTTGGCATCTTCGGCCGGTAGGGCCTCCAGTGCACAAAGCCAGAGGAgccgtggtgtcacccatgaaTTGGGATCGGAACGACACGCAGGCCAGAGGCGGGATCGTACATCAACGCCACCCGGCCCGAGCTTCCTCATGGCGggaccagggaggaacaaggcgG atgtcgaaattcagggagcttcacccgacggcggacgtcgagggggtatgttgccctgctttcttatgGCAAATAATAGAAAGGAGCTCCTGAATCTGGTTCGTAAGTCAGTAACCGAGGCCACTTGGAGACGGTATAACGCAATTTGGAAACAGTGGTTTGAGGTCGCCGGGGAGGTTTTTCCGAACTCGGAACAGGCTAGAGCGGTAACGTTGGATATATTGGCGAACCTGCGTGGGCTTGGAGCGTCGGCGGATGCGGCGAAAAAACACGTATCGGCGATAGCGTTTTTGTTACGCCTACACGGGAGTCACGACGTGACAAAAGATTTCGTTTTTACACAGATACTGAAAGGATGGAGAAAAGAGAagttttctcgggatgggagaCGCCCGATCACTTTCGAGCTGCTTTGCGTGATGATGAAAACCATGGGGTCAGTATGCGTGAACGTGGAAGAAGCGACGCTTTTTAGAGCGGCTTTTTCCTTGGTCTTTTTTGCGGCTTTACGGCTGGGGGAACTGGTCTCGGCGAGTAGAAATAAGCCGGGAGGTCTTCAATTTTCGGATGTTTTGGTCGGGAGCGACGATGTTAAAATTCGTATAAGAAAATCGAAAACGGACGTGTACGGAGCGGGGGAATGGTTGCGAATAGGAGCGCTGGGGACAGAGTGGTGCCCAGTAAGGTTAGTAAGGGACTTTATGGTACACCACAGTGGGGACGGCCCGCTGTTGGTGCACGCGGCGGGTGCTCCATTAACAAGGTACCAGTTCACGGCGGTAATGAGGTCATGCCTAAAAAGTCTGGGTTTTGCGCCGAACGATTTTGGTTCTCATTCATTTAGAATTGGGGCGGCCACGTCGGCTTTTGTATGCGGTTTACGGAGTGAGGAAGTAAAAAGGGTCGGTAGGTGGAAGTCGGAGGCATACCGGTCCTatgtaaggccggatttgagggtATTGTAA
- the LOC136610522 gene encoding histone H2B has product MPDPAKSAPAAKKGSKKAVTKTQKKDGKKRRKTRKESYAIYVYKVLKQVHPDTGISSKAMGIMNSFVNDIFERIAGEASRLAHYNKRSTITSREIQTAVRLLLPGELAKHAVSEGTKAVTKYTSAK; this is encoded by the coding sequence ATGCCTGATCCCGCCAAGTCTGCTCCAGCGGCCAAGAAGGGCTCCAAGAAAGCCGTGACCAAGACTCAGAAGAAGGATGGTAAGAAGCGGAGGAAGACCAGGAAGGAGAGCTATGCCATCTACGTGTACAAGGTGCTGAAGCAGGTCCACCCCGACACCGGCATCTCCTCCAAGGCCATGGGCATCATGAACTCCTTTGTCAATGACATCTTTGAGCGCATCGCAGGGGAAGCCTCCCGCCTGGCTCACTACAACAAGCGCTCCACCATCACCTCCCGGGAGATCCAGACTGCCGTGCGCCTGCTGCTGCCCGGAGAGCTGGCCAAGCACGCCGTGTCCGAGGGCACCAAGGCCGTCACCAAGTACACCAGCGCCAAGTAA
- the LOC136610523 gene encoding histone H2A type 1-like: MLKSFLCCSLTVKTMSGRGKQGGKVRAKAKTRSSRAGLQFPVGRVHRLLRKGNYAERVGAGAPVYLAAVLEYLTAEILELAGNAARDNKKTRIIPRHLQLAVRNDEELNRLLGGVTIAQGGVLPNIQAVLLPKKTESSKKSK, from the coding sequence ATGCTGAAGAGTTTCCTCTGCTGCTCTCTTACAGTGAAGACGATGTCTGGACGCGGCAAACAAGGAGGCAAGGTTCGTGCTAAGGCCAAGACCCGCTCATCCCGGGCAGGACTGCAGTTCCCTGTCGGCCGTGTGCACAGGCTTCTCCGCAAGGGCAACTATGCTGAGAGGGTGGGCGCCGGCGCTCCGGTCTATCTGGCAGCTGTGCTGGAGTATCTGACCGCTGAGATCCTGGAATTGGCCGGCAATGCTGCCCGGGACAACAAGAAGACCCGCATCATCCCCCGTCACCTCCAGTTGGCCGTGCGCAACGACGAGGAGCTGAATAGGCTGCTGGGTGGGGTCACCATCGCCCAGGGAGGCGTCCTGCCCAACATCCAGGCTGTGCTGCTGCCCAAGAAGACCGAGAGCAGCAAGAAAAGCAAGTGA
- the LOC136611323 gene encoding histone H2B has protein sequence MPDPAKSAPAAKKGSKKAVTKTQKKDGKKRRKTRKESYAIYVYKVLKQVHPDTGISSKAMGIMNSFVNDIFERIAGEASRLAHYNKRSTITSREIQTAVRLLLPGELAKHAVSEGTKAVTKYTSAK, from the coding sequence ATGCCTGATCCCGCCAAGTCTGCTCCAGCGGCCAAGAAGGGCTCCAAGAAAGCCGTGACCAAGACGCAGAAGAAAGACGGCAAGAAGCGGAGGAAGACCAGGAAGGAGAGCTATGCCATCTACGTGTACAAGGTGCTGAAGCAGGTCCACCCCGACACCGGCATCTCCTCCAAGGCCATGGGCATCATGAACTCCTTTGTCAATGACATCTTTGAGCGCATCGCAGGGGAAGCCTCCCGCCTGGCTCACTACAACAAGCGCTCCACCATCACCTCCCGGGAGATCCAGACTGCCGTGCGCCTGCTGCTGCCCGGAGAGCTGGCCAAGCACGCCGTGTCTGAGGGCACCAAGGCCGTCACCAAGTACACCAGCGCCAAGTGA
- the LOC136611320 gene encoding uncharacterized protein isoform X2 encodes MEQLVQQIREAVASQGPQWLMKIAEEFGTAAAAVPEVRAEEEPPAESSGAEPRGRPQRRRQPPTRLSPSPAAKKGGRSSPRAAGACGSGAARSQRPADAARRGDRRSGVAMGPEAGGTLTRSGGAVQRSDNRYAARNIRHNLASSAGRASSAQSQRSRGVTHELGSERHAGQRRDRTSTPPGPSFLMAGPGRNKADVEIQGASPDGGRRGGSNWTVWVLGHSYIYWAENRARARPMGAHLGQMDVCVQWHGIRGLKWTGLLHEVLQVSRRSPDRVVLVIHAGGNDLGKMKVGELLTLMKEDLCRFKKFFNKVILVWSDIVARRFWREARDMEAIERARRNVNFKMSRFVQSIGGVAIRHWELEKREIGMFRGDGVHLSDIGTDTFLSGLQDGVEEALWLACGGRSAV; translated from the exons ATGGAGCAGTTGGTGCAGCAGATTCGAGAAGCGGTGGCTAGCCAGGGTCCCCAGTGGCTCATGAAGATCGCCGAAGAGTTCGGAACGGCGGCGGCGGCGGTACCGGAGGTGAGAGCAGAGGAAGagccaccagcggagagcagcggcgcagaaccACGTGGGAGACCGCAAAGAAGAAGACAACCACCAACAAGATTGAGCCCCAGCCCAGCAGCAAAGAAGGGGGGCAGAAGCAGTCCGAGAGCAGCGGGAGCGTGCGGGAGTGGAGCGGCGCGGTCGCAGCGCCCGGCGGACGCAGCCAGGCGGGGGGATCGCAGGAGTGGAGTCGCAATGGGACCGGAGGCCGGAGGTACACTCACCAGGAGCGGAGGAGCGGTGCAGAGGTCGG ATAATAGGTACGCTGCCCGCAACATCAGGCATAATTTGGCATCTTCGGCCGGTAGGGCCTCCAGTGCACAAAGCCAGAGGAgccgtggtgtcacccatgaaTTGGGATCGGAACGACACGCAGGCCAGAGGCGGGATCGTACATCAACGCCACCCGGCCCGAGCTTCCTCATGGCGggaccagggaggaacaaggcgG atgtcgaaattcagggagcttcacccgacggcggacgtcgagggg GTTCAAACTGGACAGTGTGGGTATTGGGCCACTCATACATATATTGGGCCGAGAACAGGGCCAGAGCAAGGCCGATGGGTGCCCATCTGGGACAAATGGACGTATGCGTGCAATGGCACGGCATACGAGGGTTAAAATGGACCGGGCTGCTCCACGAGGTACTGCAAGTCAGCAGGCGGTCTCCGGACAGAGTTGTTTTGGTAATCCACGCGGGTGGAAACGATTTGGGGAAGATGAAAGTGGGAGAATTGTTGACGTTAATGAAAGAAGATTTATGtcgttttaaaaaattttttaataaagttattttagTTTGGTCAGATATTGTGGCCAGAAGGTTCTGGAGAGAAGCGCGGGATATGGAAGCGATAGAAAGAGCAAGGAGAAATGTTAATTTTAAAATGTCGAGGTTTGTTCAGTCTATAGGGGGGGTAGCTATTAGACACTGGGagttagagaagagagagataggtatgtTCAGAGGTGACGGTGTACACCTTAGCGATATTGGCACCGACACATTTCTGTCAGGATTGCAGGACGGGGTAGAGGAGGCGTtgtggctggcatgtggggggcggagtgcagtaTAG
- the LOC136611320 gene encoding uncharacterized protein isoform X1, with translation MEQLVQQIREAVASQGPQWLMKIAEEFGTAAAAVPEVRAEEEPPAESSGAEPRGRPQRRRQPPTRLSPSPAAKKGGRSSPRAAGACGSGAARSQRPADAARRGDRRSGVAMGPEAGGTLTRSGGAVQRSDNRYAARNIRHNLASSAGRASSAQSQRSRGVTHELGSERHAGQRRDRTSTPPGPSFLMAGPGRNKADVEIQGASPDGGRRGGMLPCFLMANNRKELLNLVRKSVTEATWRRYNAIWKQWFEVAGEVFPNSEQARAVTLDILANLRGLGASADAAKKHVSAIAFLLRLHGSRDVTKDFVFTQILKGWRKEKFSRDGRRPITFELLCVMMKTMGSVCVNVEEATLFRAAFSLVFFAALRLGELVSASRNKPGGLQFSDVLVGSDDVKIRIRKSKTDVYGAGEWLRIGALGTEWCPVRLVRDFMVHHSGDGPLLVHAAGAPLTRYQFTAVMRSCLKSLGFAPNDFGSHSFRIGAATSAFVCGLRSEEVKRVGRWKSEAYRSYVRPDLRVL, from the exons ATGGAGCAGTTGGTGCAGCAGATTCGAGAAGCGGTGGCTAGCCAGGGTCCCCAGTGGCTCATGAAGATCGCCGAAGAGTTCGGAACGGCGGCGGCGGCGGTACCGGAGGTGAGAGCAGAGGAAGagccaccagcggagagcagcggcgcagaaccACGTGGGAGACCGCAAAGAAGAAGACAACCACCAACAAGATTGAGCCCCAGCCCAGCAGCAAAGAAGGGGGGCAGAAGCAGTCCGAGAGCAGCGGGAGCGTGCGGGAGTGGAGCGGCGCGGTCGCAGCGCCCGGCGGACGCAGCCAGGCGGGGGGATCGCAGGAGTGGAGTCGCAATGGGACCGGAGGCCGGAGGTACACTCACCAGGAGCGGAGGAGCGGTGCAGAGGTCGG ATAATAGGTACGCTGCCCGCAACATCAGGCATAATTTGGCATCTTCGGCCGGTAGGGCCTCCAGTGCACAAAGCCAGAGGAgccgtggtgtcacccatgaaTTGGGATCGGAACGACACGCAGGCCAGAGGCGGGATCGTACATCAACGCCACCCGGCCCGAGCTTCCTCATGGCGggaccagggaggaacaaggcgG atgtcgaaattcagggagcttcacccgacggcggacgtcgagggggtatgttgccctgctttcttatgGCAAATAATAGAAAGGAGCTCCTGAATCTGGTTCGTAAGTCAGTAACCGAGGCCACTTGGAGACGGTATAACGCAATTTGGAAACAGTGGTTTGAGGTCGCCGGGGAGGTTTTTCCGAACTCGGAACAGGCTAGAGCGGTAACGTTGGATATATTGGCGAACCTGCGTGGGCTTGGAGCGTCGGCGGATGCGGCGAAAAAACACGTATCGGCGATAGCGTTTTTGTTACGCCTACACGGGAGTCGCGACGTGACAAAAGATTTCGTTTTTACACAGATACTGAAAGGATGGAGAAAAGAGAagttttctcgggatgggagaCGCCCGATCACTTTCGAGCTGCTTTGCGTGATGATGAAAACCATGGGGTCAGTATGCGTGAACGTGGAAGAAGCGACGCTTTTTAGAGCGGCTTTTTCCTTGGTCTTTTTTGCGGCTTTACGGCTGGGGGAACTGGTCTCGGCGAGTAGAAATAAGCCGGGAGGTCTTCAATTTTCGGATGTTTTGGTCGGGAGCGACGATGTTAAAATTCGTATAAGAAAATCGAAAACGGACGTGTACGGAGCGGGGGAATGGTTGCGAATAGGAGCGCTGGGGACAGAGTGGTGCCCAGTAAGGTTAGTAAGGGACTTTATGGTACACCACAGCGGGGACGGCCCGCTGTTGGTGCACGCGGCGGGTGCTCCATTAACAAGGTACCAGTTCACGGCGGTAATGAGGTCATGCCTAAAAAGTCTGGGTTTTGCGCCGAACGATTTTGGTTCTCATTCATTTAGAATTGGGGCGGCCACGTCGGCTTTTGTATGCGGTTTACGGAGTGAGGAAGTAAAAAGGGTCGGTAGGTGGAAGTCGGAGGCATACCGGTCCTatgtaaggccggatttgagggtATTGTAA
- the LOC136610524 gene encoding histone H2B-like, with product MPDPAKSAPAAKKGSKKAVTKTQKKDGKKRRKTRKESYAIYVYKVLKQVHPDTGISSKAMGIMNSFVNDIFERIAGEASRLAHYNKRHTITSREIQTAVRLLLPGELAKHAVSEGTKAVTKYTSAK from the coding sequence ATGCCTGATCCCGCCAAGTCTGCTCCAGCGGCCAAGAAGGGCTCCAAGAAAGCCGTGACCAAGACTCAGAAGAAGGATGGTAAGAAGCGGAGGAAGACCAGGAAGGAGAGCTATGCCATCTATGTGTACAAGGTGCTGAAGCAGGTCCACCCTGACACCGGCATCTCCTCCAAGGCCATGGGCATCATGAACTCCTTCGTCAATGACATCTTTGAGCGCATCGCAGGGGAAGCCTCCCGCCTGGCTCACTACAACAAGCGCCACACCATCACTTCTCGGGAGATCCAGACTGCCGTGCGCCTGCTGCTGCCCGGAGAGCTGGCCAAGCACGCCGTGTCCGAGGGCACCAAGGCCGTCACCAAGTACACCAGCGCCAAGTAA
- the LOC136610525 gene encoding histone H2A type 1-like — translation MLKSFLCCSLTVKTMSGRGKQGGKVRAKAKTRSSRAGLQFPVGRVHRLLRKGNYAERVGAGAPVYLAAVLEYLTAEILELAGNAARDNKKTRIIPRHLQLAVRNDEELNRLLGGVTIAQGGVLPNIQAVLLPKKTESSKKSK, via the coding sequence ATGCTGAAGAGTTTCCTCTGCTGCTCTCTTACAGTGAAGACGATGTCTGGACGCGGCAAACAAGGAGGCAAGGTTCGTGCTAAGGCCAAGACCCGCTCATCCCGGGCAGGACTGCAGTTCCCCGTCGGCCGTGTGCACAGGCTTCTCCGCAAGGGCAACTATGCTGAGAGGGTGGGCGCCGGCGCTCCGGTCTATCTGGCAGCTGTGCTGGAGTATCTGACCGCTGAGATCCTGGAATTGGCCGGCAATGCTGCCCGGGACAACAAGAAGACCCGCATCATCCcccgtcacctccagctggccgtgCGCAACGACGAGGAGCTGAATAGGTTGCTGGGTGGGGTGACCATCGCCCAGGGAGGCGTCCTGCCAAACATCCAGGCTGTGCTGCTGCCCAAGAAGACTGAAAGCAGCAAGAAAAGCAAGTGA